Proteins encoded in a region of the Limisphaerales bacterium genome:
- a CDS encoding KpsF/GutQ family sugar-phosphate isomerase, which yields MKSKTPLALAKQVLNIELAGLKAVRAQLDAQFTRAVETLAAALSQRNKLIVVGIGKSGNIGQKMAATFNSTGATSVLLDPANALHGDIGLLDDGDVVLALSYSGESEELINLIGAVKRFPVQIIALTGAPKSSLAKLSDVVLNARVPKEACPFNLAPTASTTAMLALGDALAMALLQARGFKKKDFAKYHPSGAIGRALLLHVSDIMRTGKRLATAPRTATVREALLVMTRAKCGSVCVLGSTGKLVGVFTDGDLRRHMAKAGDDVLHLSLAQVMTAKPTVLREDALAVEALKIFNTRKIDDLIVINAKREPVGLIDSQDLPKLKLA from the coding sequence ATGAAATCCAAAACCCCGCTCGCGCTTGCAAAACAGGTGCTCAATATCGAGTTGGCTGGACTCAAAGCCGTGCGGGCGCAGCTCGATGCACAATTCACGCGCGCGGTGGAGACGCTGGCCGCGGCGCTTTCGCAGCGTAACAAACTCATCGTCGTGGGCATTGGCAAGAGCGGCAACATCGGCCAAAAAATGGCCGCCACGTTCAACAGCACCGGCGCCACCAGCGTCTTGCTCGATCCCGCCAACGCGTTGCACGGCGACATCGGTTTGCTGGATGACGGCGACGTGGTGCTCGCGCTCAGCTACTCCGGCGAGTCCGAGGAACTCATCAACCTCATCGGCGCGGTCAAACGGTTCCCCGTGCAAATCATCGCCCTCACCGGCGCCCCCAAGTCATCGCTCGCCAAGTTAAGCGACGTGGTGCTAAACGCCCGCGTCCCCAAAGAAGCGTGCCCCTTCAACCTCGCCCCCACCGCCAGCACCACCGCGATGCTCGCCCTCGGCGATGCGCTCGCGATGGCGCTGCTGCAGGCACGCGGGTTTAAGAAAAAAGATTTCGCCAAGTATCATCCCTCCGGCGCCATCGGCCGAGCGTTGCTGCTCCACGTGAGCGACATAATGCGCACCGGCAAACGCCTCGCCACCGCCCCGCGCACCGCCACTGTCCGCGAAGCGTTGCTGGTCATGACCCGCGCCAAATGCGGCAGCGTGTGCGTGCTCGGCAGCACCGGAAAACTCGTCGGCGTTTTCACCGATGGCGATCTGCGCCGCCATATGGCTAAGGCGGGCGACGACGTGCTCCATCTTTCCCTCGCCCAAGTGATGACCGCAAAGCCCACCGTCCTCCGCGAAGACGCTCTTGCGGTTGAAGCCCTCAAAATTTTCAACACCCGCAAAATAGACGACCTCATCGTCATCAACGCAAAGCGCGAACCGGTGGGGCTCATTGACTCGCAGGACTTGCCTAAGTTGAAACTGGCATAA
- the scpB gene encoding SMC-Scp complex subunit ScpB, producing the protein MELKDTLEAILFSSQKPLSAKELQDILRQAGEEADGKEHVNAKANAKAKGITAALEILAGEVETLDRSYRLVCVAGAWQFITQPEHAPWVRALVGVKNRPTRLSKPALETLAIIAYRQPLTRAQMEEIRGVSVDGVIGTLTERELVEVTGRADAPGRPQTYGTTQLFLEYFGLRGLEELPDAEELRQVPITKPEAPVTTGDDDDVPEQMSLEEVTAAKDSDAGELATEAAEAEEDYDDDEFEDDDDGDDEEDEVVEEASQSK; encoded by the coding sequence ATGGAACTTAAGGACACACTCGAGGCAATTCTATTTTCCTCGCAAAAACCGCTCAGCGCCAAGGAGCTGCAGGATATTCTGCGCCAAGCCGGCGAGGAAGCCGACGGCAAAGAACACGTCAACGCAAAGGCCAACGCAAAAGCCAAAGGCATCACCGCCGCGCTGGAAATTTTGGCCGGCGAAGTGGAAACCCTCGACCGCAGCTACCGCCTCGTGTGCGTGGCTGGCGCGTGGCAATTTATCACCCAACCCGAACACGCGCCGTGGGTGCGTGCATTAGTCGGCGTGAAGAATCGTCCCACGCGCCTCTCCAAACCCGCGCTGGAAACGCTCGCCATCATCGCTTATCGCCAGCCGCTCACACGCGCGCAGATGGAAGAGATTCGCGGCGTATCAGTCGATGGCGTCATCGGCACGCTCACCGAGCGCGAGCTCGTGGAAGTGACCGGCCGTGCCGATGCACCTGGCCGCCCGCAAACTTACGGAACCACCCAGTTGTTCCTCGAATACTTCGGCCTGCGCGGGCTTGAGGAATTGCCCGACGCTGAAGAACTGCGCCAAGTCCCCATCACCAAACCCGAAGCGCCCGTGACCACCGGTGACGACGACGACGTGCCTGAACAAATGAGCCTCGAAGAAGTCACCGCCGCCAAAGACAGCGACGCCGGCGAGCTGGCCACTGAAGCTGCCGAAGCTGAAGAAGATTATGACGACGACGAATTCGAGGATGATGATGATGGCGATGATGAAGAAGACGAAGTAGTCGAGGAGGCTTCACAATCCAAATGA
- a CDS encoding histone deacetylase, whose amino-acid sequence MHVITDERCVNYSAPGHPERPQRVAGTLALLRAQNEIPITWEQPAPVSDADIARAHLPAHIQNVASPSGPFDADTPDYTDIDAHARRSIGGGLRALELAREGKPNFSLLRPPGHHATREQAMGFCYFNSIAITALAARAAGLKKVAVFDFDVHHGNGTEDILRTVEGTAFFSIHQHPAYPGTGQKSFDHCHNYTVPPDTPNDGWRKITSTALADLKKFNPDLICVSAGFDAYKRDPLCQQQLEVEDFTWIARQLRQLNKPQANLLEGGYSSDLPKLILAYLKGLV is encoded by the coding sequence ATGCACGTCATCACCGACGAACGCTGCGTTAACTACTCCGCACCCGGCCATCCCGAACGCCCTCAACGCGTGGCCGGCACGCTGGCGCTGCTGCGCGCGCAGAATGAAATCCCCATCACCTGGGAGCAACCCGCGCCCGTTTCCGACGCGGATATTGCCCGCGCGCATTTGCCGGCCCACATCCAGAATGTCGCCAGCCCTTCCGGGCCGTTTGATGCCGACACGCCGGATTATACAGACATCGATGCCCACGCACGGCGCTCTATCGGCGGCGGACTGCGCGCGCTGGAACTCGCTCGCGAAGGCAAACCCAACTTCTCCCTTCTCCGCCCGCCCGGCCATCACGCCACGCGGGAGCAGGCGATGGGCTTTTGTTATTTTAACAGCATTGCCATCACCGCGCTGGCCGCGCGCGCCGCCGGCCTCAAGAAAGTGGCTGTATTTGATTTCGATGTGCACCACGGCAACGGCACTGAGGACATCCTGCGCACTGTGGAGGGCACCGCGTTTTTTTCTATCCACCAACACCCCGCCTACCCCGGTACCGGTCAGAAGAGTTTTGATCATTGCCACAACTACACCGTCCCGCCCGACACCCCCAATGATGGCTGGCGCAAAATCACCAGCACGGCTCTGGCCGACCTTAAAAAATTTAATCCCGACCTCATTTGCGTCTCAGCCGGTTTCGACGCCTACAAGCGTGACCCGCTTTGCCAGCAACAACTCGAGGTGGAAGATTTCACTTGGATCGCCCGACAACTCCGGCAACTTAATAAACCTCAAGCCAACCTCCTCGAGGGCGGTTACAGCAGCGACTTGCCCAAGCTCATCCTTGCTTACCTGAAAGGTCTCGTCTGA
- a CDS encoding segregation/condensation protein A — protein sequence MADYKVKFEVFEGPMDLLLYLVKKEEVDIYEVNLTKIAREFIEYVDLMREFDIEIAGEFLVMASTLVYIKSKELLPVDQQVIAEDDDEGEDPRWELIRKLVEYKKFKDAADKLETLEHRQEDIYPRLPAKQEFEMPEDRGPRVEVSIFDLINAVNDVIKRVEERNAEGREIFDEQFTVAEKITAIRERIHAEPSFNFAELFAEAASRNEVVATFLAMLELIRLRQIKITQGDAFGEIIITEGKGDNGLEATEPLTEFPETISE from the coding sequence ATGGCCGATTACAAAGTCAAATTCGAGGTGTTCGAGGGGCCGATGGATCTCCTTCTTTATTTGGTAAAGAAGGAGGAGGTGGATATCTATGAGGTAAACCTCACCAAGATCGCGCGCGAATTCATTGAATACGTCGACTTAATGCGCGAATTTGACATCGAAATTGCCGGCGAATTTCTCGTGATGGCCAGCACGTTGGTTTATATCAAAAGCAAGGAACTGCTGCCGGTGGATCAGCAAGTGATCGCCGAGGATGACGATGAAGGTGAGGATCCGCGCTGGGAACTCATCCGCAAACTGGTCGAGTACAAGAAATTTAAAGATGCCGCCGACAAACTCGAAACACTCGAGCATCGGCAGGAGGACATCTACCCGCGCCTACCCGCGAAGCAGGAATTTGAAATGCCCGAGGATCGCGGCCCACGCGTGGAGGTGAGCATCTTCGACCTCATCAACGCCGTGAACGACGTCATCAAACGCGTCGAGGAACGCAACGCCGAGGGCCGCGAAATTTTCGACGAACAATTCACTGTGGCGGAAAAAATCACCGCCATTCGCGAACGCATCCACGCGGAGCCCTCGTTCAACTTCGCCGAACTCTTCGCCGAAGCCGCCAGTCGCAACGAAGTGGTGGCGACGTTTTTGGCGATGCTGGAATTGATCCGGTTGCGACAAATTAAAATCACACAAGGCGATGCCTTCGGCGAAATTATCATCACCGAAGGCAAAGGCGACAACGGCTTGGAGGCCACCGAGCCTTTGACCGAATTCCCAGAAACTATTTCAGAATAA
- the pheA gene encoding prephenate dehydratase: MSIQKHRAAIDKLDAQIVKLLNRRTKHVIGIGKAKLAGSKSTYQPDREQALLRRIRKLNDGPISDESLGHIYREVMSSSIALQKSFKIAFLGPEATYTHQAAVRRFGTSLGYSPQKTIAEVFAEVEKNRAEYGVVPVENTTEGVVTHTLDMFVDSPLKIVAQIIMPIEHCLIGNGALKDVKKLYSHPQAYAQCRNWVRETMPRVEFIGSSSTTAAAALAAKSKTAAAISSSLAAEKYQLNIIEAGVQDHSGNATRFLVLGGECAASSANDRTSLMFSVNDQVGALHNALQPFRTHRLNMTKIESRPSKRKAWEYIFFVDVDGHFEDPKVAKAIAKLSETCSFVKILGSYPNSG; this comes from the coding sequence ATGAGCATCCAAAAACATCGCGCCGCGATTGACAAGCTCGACGCCCAAATCGTGAAGCTGCTCAACCGCCGCACCAAACACGTGATCGGCATCGGCAAAGCCAAACTCGCCGGCAGCAAATCCACGTACCAACCCGACCGCGAGCAAGCCCTCCTGCGCCGCATCCGCAAACTCAACGACGGCCCCATCAGCGACGAATCGCTCGGTCACATTTATCGCGAAGTGATGAGCAGCTCGATCGCGCTGCAAAAATCGTTCAAGATCGCCTTCCTCGGCCCCGAGGCCACGTACACGCACCAAGCCGCCGTGCGCCGCTTCGGCACCAGCCTCGGCTATTCCCCGCAGAAAACGATCGCCGAAGTCTTTGCCGAGGTGGAAAAAAACCGCGCCGAATATGGCGTGGTGCCCGTCGAGAACACCACCGAAGGCGTCGTCACCCACACGCTGGATATGTTCGTCGATAGCCCGTTGAAAATCGTCGCTCAAATCATAATGCCCATCGAACACTGCCTCATCGGCAATGGTGCGCTGAAAGACGTCAAAAAACTTTACTCCCATCCGCAGGCCTACGCGCAGTGCCGCAATTGGGTGCGCGAGACGATGCCGCGCGTGGAGTTCATAGGCAGCAGCTCCACCACTGCTGCTGCTGCGCTGGCCGCCAAAAGCAAAACGGCCGCCGCCATTTCCAGCTCACTCGCTGCTGAAAAATATCAGCTCAACATCATCGAAGCCGGCGTGCAGGATCACAGCGGCAACGCCACGCGCTTCCTCGTGCTCGGCGGCGAATGCGCTGCATCCTCGGCCAACGATCGCACCAGTTTGATGTTCAGTGTGAACGACCAAGTCGGTGCCCTGCATAACGCACTGCAACCCTTCCGCACGCACCGCCTGAATATGACCAAAATCGAATCGCGCCCCAGCAAACGCAAGGCGTGGGAATACATTTTCTTCGTCGACGTCGACGGCCATTTCGAGGATCCCAAAGTGGCCAAAGCCATCGCCAAGCTCAGCGAAACCTGTAGCTTCGTAAAAATCCTCGGTTCGTATCCCAACTCCGGCTGA